The sequence TTCCGATCTGAAGCTCCTGGCAAGCCTCGGCCAGATTCTTATTGATCCTTTCCGCCTTGGAATAGCCTCCGGTGATGGCGGTGACGATCAATGGAAAGGACAGCTTCTTTCCGAACAATTTGCATGAGGTATCGATCTCGGACATATCCACTTCCGGCAATGCGCAGTGGGTCATCCTGACATCGTCCCAATACCGATATCCGCAGCAGACCTGCTCCTCTAAGGCTATCTCGATATGGTCCGATTTCCTTTTCTCGATCTGCTTCAAATCAATCCTCTCCAATGATGCGGGAAGAGACCGCTCTGCGGTCGGCCATTACGTCGGCCAGCCTGCCTTCGGCGTTCCCATTGATTATCTCACATTTGCCAGCGTTTCTGGCGATCTGGAGCATGTATTCGATCTTTGCATAGATGCTGCCGGTGACGTCGATGCAGCGTTCCGTGCGGGGAATTGTGGCCAGTGTGTCACGGTCCACCTTTTCGATGAGGGTCGCATTCGGGTCACAGTTCGGGTCCGCCGTGTAGAGTCCGTCCACGTCGGCACAGAAGATGACCTTTCTTGGTCGGAACCGTTCTGCCAGCCTCATCATCAACTGGTCCCCTGAGCAGATGCTCACTCCCTTGTCGTCATCCAGCGCGACATCCCCAAAGGTTACCGGGGTCATGCCGATCTTTAGGAAGCGCTCGAATGGCCAGAGGTCCAATTTGGATAGGGTCCCGTTCTTCATTATTGCGGAGGAACCGGGCGGGATGGCGGCGGACCACATGCCCTCATCGTTGAACGCGCCCACGACCAGATTGTCCAGCTCCCTGACGTCGTGCATGACCTTGGCGACACCTTCGACCTGGCGTCTCTCATGCAGGCCGGATTGAAGTGCATACTCCTTGGCATAGATGTGGCCATAAGAACCGGCGCCGTGGACCACTATCCTCTCCTCATCGGTGGCCATCATCTCCCGGGCTAGCCTGCGGACCGTTCCTTCCCGGAATGTGCGGTAGGTGGTCTTGTCGGTGATTACGCTGCCCCCGAGCTTGACCAGTATCATTAGGAACCGTTCGAGCATGAACCCGTCGATATAAAAAATGTTCTGACAGCTATTTTTCGAACCTGGCTCCGCACTTGGGACACACAGGATCGTTGTCCGTGGCGACCGCACCGCATTCGGGGCACTGGTATGCGGTCTTTATCTCGGCTCCGCACTTGCGGCAGAAGACATCCTCTTCGGACACCTCGGCACCGCAGTTAGGGCACTCTTTTTTCCTTTCGATGGGGGTGCCACATTTGGCGCAGAAGTTGTCGTCATCCTTTGCGACGACCCCACACTCTGAGCATCGGACATCATTCTTCGGCCCTTCGACGATTTGCTCACTGATCATGAGGGGTTGAGGGGTTGTCTCCACAACCTTTGTCACGGTCTGTTCGGATGACCCGTCGATCGCCTTTTTGGCCTTGAGCGATTTCTTGAACGCTGTATCATAATCCTTACAATCAAATGCCATTCTCGCCTCGTCCAGTAGGCAGACAGAAGCGGTAATGTCCTTACCCTCCGACCGGCTCTTCTCGATATCATCTCCGGCGGCGGTTATCATGAACTTGGATTCCAGGTAATTCTGCGGTAGCTTCTTCGTCTCCCCGATGTTGGCATGATCTTGGATAACTTCCTCGGCCTCTATCGGTTCGATCTTCAGCGGAACCTTC is a genomic window of Methanomassiliicoccales archaeon containing:
- a CDS encoding isopentenyl phosphate kinase, translating into MILVKLGGSVITDKTTYRTFREGTVRRLAREMMATDEERIVVHGAGSYGHIYAKEYALQSGLHERRQVEGVAKVMHDVRELDNLVVGAFNDEGMWSAAIPPGSSAIMKNGTLSKLDLWPFERFLKIGMTPVTFGDVALDDDKGVSICSGDQLMMRLAERFRPRKVIFCADVDGLYTADPNCDPNATLIEKVDRDTLATIPRTERCIDVTGSIYAKIEYMLQIARNAGKCEIINGNAEGRLADVMADRRAVSSRIIGED
- a CDS encoding zinc ribbon domain-containing protein, whose protein sequence is MPAMDLDLTLIIILFVVLGIAVFVEIRYIRGKKDDTIERGLEKDEAFNALNTTQAVSRALKDKGKDTGPADMELIHASMAYDRRNYLECIESVKRAKKLLDEAPTKPFEAEPKKVPLKIEPIEAEEVIQDHANIGETKKLPQNYLESKFMITAAGDDIEKSRSEGKDITASVCLLDEARMAFDCKDYDTAFKKSLKAKKAIDGSSEQTVTKVVETTPQPLMISEQIVEGPKNDVRCSECGVVAKDDDNFCAKCGTPIERKKECPNCGAEVSEEDVFCRKCGAEIKTAYQCPECGAVATDNDPVCPKCGARFEK